In one Alosa alosa isolate M-15738 ecotype Scorff River chromosome 14, AALO_Geno_1.1, whole genome shotgun sequence genomic region, the following are encoded:
- the LOC125307304 gene encoding CBY1-interacting BAR domain-containing protein 2-like isoform X2, producing MNSLFSRDSQIKAIESLLNDAEKYLGQCCTTLASYTRKTAKLRDKADVLVRQLNEFASTEDPELRTCINNLAEDIAMVQDYRQAEVERLEARVVTPLKAYGDIVKIKRADLKRFNADRSREMKELQKLEKIRLKNPADRQSIKVFSEFIMVELLFHAKALEVYTHTFQNLETMDIDRDLELFSRRIQVADLPVDNQTLQTVRSTSSIPPYSSRTSPTLRQTADYFTRSQRSTSRRQEDIEDEEDEDEEEDEYESEGPYEEPQTLRESYAAQFSRVRRQT from the exons ATGAACTCACTTTTCTCAAG AGACTCTCAAATAAAAGCGATAGAATCATTGTTGAATGACGCAGAAAAGTACCTTGGTCAATGTTGCACTACACTCGCCTCGTATACACGAAAGACTGCCAAACTTCGAGACAAAGCTGACGTTCTCGTTAGGCAGCTGAATGAATTTGCAAGCACTGAGGATCCCGAACTTCGAACATGCATCAACAACCTAGCAGAGGACATAGCAATGGTCCAAGACTACAGACAAGCGGAG GTCGAGAGACTAGAAGCGAGAGTTGTCACCCCACTGAAAGCATATGGAGATATAGTGAAAATCAAGCGG GCAGATCTGAAGAGATTCAATGCTGATCGCAGCAGGGAGATGAAAGAGCTACAGAAACTGGAGAAGATCAGACTTAAAAACCCAGCAGACCGACAGAGCATT AAGGTCTTTTCAGAGTTCATTATGGTCGAGTTGCTCTTCCATGCTAAAGCCCTTGAGGTCTACACCCACACCTTTCAGAATCTTGAGACGATGGATATTGACAGAGACCTTGAG ttgTTCAGCAGGAGGATCCAGGTGGCAGATCTACCCGTGGACAACCAGACACTCCAGACTGTCCGATCCACCTCTTCAATCCCACCTTACTCCAGCCGTACCTCCCCCACCCTCAGGCAGACAGCCGACTACTTCACCCGA TCACAAAGGAGCACATCACGTCGACAAGAAGACATTGAGGATGAGGAAGAcgaggacgaggaagaggatgagTATGAGTCAGAGGGGCCGTATGAGGAGCCGCAGACACTGAGGGAATCATACGCTGCACAGTTCTCCAGAGTGCGGAGGCAGACATGA
- the LOC125307304 gene encoding CBY1-interacting BAR domain-containing protein 2-like isoform X1, which translates to MNSLFSRDSQIKAIESLLNDAEKYLGQCCTTLASYTRKTAKLRDKADVLVRQLNEFASTEDPELRTCINNLAEDIAMVQDYRQAEVERLEARVVTPLKAYGDIVKIKRADLKRFNADRSREMKELQKLEKIRLKNPADRQSISQAEVNAQKATNNANRSTRQIEESITDFQRQKLEDVKKVFSEFIMVELLFHAKALEVYTHTFQNLETMDIDRDLELFSRRIQVADLPVDNQTLQTVRSTSSIPPYSSRTSPTLRQTADYFTRSQRSTSRRQEDIEDEEDEDEEEDEYESEGPYEEPQTLRESYAAQFSRVRRQT; encoded by the exons ATGAACTCACTTTTCTCAAG AGACTCTCAAATAAAAGCGATAGAATCATTGTTGAATGACGCAGAAAAGTACCTTGGTCAATGTTGCACTACACTCGCCTCGTATACACGAAAGACTGCCAAACTTCGAGACAAAGCTGACGTTCTCGTTAGGCAGCTGAATGAATTTGCAAGCACTGAGGATCCCGAACTTCGAACATGCATCAACAACCTAGCAGAGGACATAGCAATGGTCCAAGACTACAGACAAGCGGAG GTCGAGAGACTAGAAGCGAGAGTTGTCACCCCACTGAAAGCATATGGAGATATAGTGAAAATCAAGCGG GCAGATCTGAAGAGATTCAATGCTGATCGCAGCAGGGAGATGAAAGAGCTACAGAAACTGGAGAAGATCAGACTTAAAAACCCAGCAGACCGACAGAGCATT TCCCAG GCTGAGGTGAATGCACAGAAAGCCACCAACAATGCCAACAGAAGCACCAGGCAGATTGAGGAGTCCATCACTGACTTTCAGAGACAGAAACTAGAGGATGTGAAG AAGGTCTTTTCAGAGTTCATTATGGTCGAGTTGCTCTTCCATGCTAAAGCCCTTGAGGTCTACACCCACACCTTTCAGAATCTTGAGACGATGGATATTGACAGAGACCTTGAG ttgTTCAGCAGGAGGATCCAGGTGGCAGATCTACCCGTGGACAACCAGACACTCCAGACTGTCCGATCCACCTCTTCAATCCCACCTTACTCCAGCCGTACCTCCCCCACCCTCAGGCAGACAGCCGACTACTTCACCCGA TCACAAAGGAGCACATCACGTCGACAAGAAGACATTGAGGATGAGGAAGAcgaggacgaggaagaggatgagTATGAGTCAGAGGGGCCGTATGAGGAGCCGCAGACACTGAGGGAATCATACGCTGCACAGTTCTCCAGAGTGCGGAGGCAGACATGA